AAGAGCCAAGCGGGGCAGTCCGGAGGCTATTCCGTAATCAACACATAAGTAGCCCTTAGCGGGCCGTGCACCCCGACTACCAGCTTCATTTCAATATCCGCGGAATTGGAGGGGCCGGAGATGAAATTAATCGATGAGCCCACCGGTTCCCCGGCCTGAATTCTCCGGTTAAGCGCCGCAGCGGCATCAGTGGAGCGAAGCACCAGCTGCTCACGCTCAATCACCGCAATATAATGGGACGGCAGGAAATGGAGCGACCGGCCCTGATCGGGACGGCTCTCCACCACAACCGTTCCCGATTCCGCAAGTGCATAGTCGGCGAAGACAATGGCTGTATTCGCCGATTCTGCACGCCTGATATTCTCCGCCCGTCCCGCCGCTTCTTCCCATACAGCAGCCCCCGGGAAGGCCAGCCCGTATTCCCTGAACCGGGGATCACCGGAGGTCATCACGGCCCCGCCGCCATTGGCCTCGATCAGATCCTCTAACGTTCTCTGCAGCAGCTCCCGCGTTGTCTCAATCACCTGAGTGTGGATGAAGAAGCACTGCTCCTTAAGTATCGCTACAAGATCATCTTGAGTAAGCGGGCCATAACTGTTAGGAACCAATTCCTGGATAGCAGGACGCTGGACCTCTGACTTCCGTGCCCGGCCGAGCTTGGCAGCAATGGTATTCAGAAAAGCCTCCTTATTCGTGTTCATATTCATATTTGTGTTCGTGGATGCGGTCATTGCTCAGCTCCTCCTTTGCGCTTCTTCAGCCATGCCCGGAAGCTGTCCTGCGGCTTGACGGGCTGCTTCAGGTCGCGTGAACCAATCCATCCCTGAAGGATAGCCGGGCCCCGTACAATACGTCCGTGCTTGCTCATGATCCGGCTGGCAGAATGGGCGAGTCTGAGGGTCCTGCCGAACAGGGCAGGGGAGGAGAGCAGCTTGGCGGCGGCCTTCATCTGAATCCGGTCGGCCGCGCCGGTCCTCTTCTCTTCCACAATGTTCTGGCGGTGCATAACAAGCTGCTCATGCAGCGGGATTCTTACCGGACAAACATCGGTACACGCCCCGCAGAGACTGGAGGCATAGGGCAACTCCTTATAATCGTCATAACCGCCAAGCAGCGGCGTAATGACCGCCCCAATCGGACCCGGATAGATCGATCCGTAAGCGTGCCCGCCGATATGACGGTAGACCGGACAGACATTCAGGCAGGCCCCGCAGCGGATACATTGTAAGGCTTCGCCAAATTCACTTCCCAGAATATCGGAGCGGCCGTTATCAACGACCACCAGATGGAATTCCTCCGGTCCGTCGGTCTCACCTGCCGCTGAGGGTCCCATGACCGTGATATAGCTGGTCAGCTTCTGGCCGACAGCACTGCGGCAGAGCAGATTATCCAGGATCTCCATTTCTTCAAGCGTGGGTACAATCCGCTCCATGCCCATGACCGCAATATGCGTCTTGGGGATCGCAGCGGTGAGGTCGCCGTTCCCTTCATTCGTAACCAGATTAATGGCCCCCAGATTGGCGATAGCGAAATTACAGCCCGTGATCCCGACCTCTGCCTCCAGGAACTTCTGGCGCAGGACGGTACGGGCGAACCCGGCCAGCTTCTCCGGCGTCTCATCGCCGGTATATCCCAGCTTCTCTGCGAAGACGCGCCTGATTTGCTCCCGGTCCTTATGCAGGGCGGGCGCTACGATATGGGAGGGAGGGTCCCAGTCATCCATCTGCAGGATGTACTCTCCCAGATCGGTCTCAATCACTTCACAGCCGGCTTCGAGCAGCACCCGGTTCAGCTCGATCTCCTCCGTAACCATCGACTTGGACTTGACGATTCGGGTCGCCTGCTTGCGGACAATGACATCCCGTATATAACTGCTGGCCTCTTCTTTGGTTGCGGCAAAATAGATATGTCCGCCTTGCCGCTCAACATTATCCGCAAGCTGCTCCAGATAAAAATCCAGGTTGGCCAGCGTATGCTGACGGATCAGCTGGCCGACCGTCCGCCACTTTTCCCAATCCCCCAGTGCTGCAGCGGCGGTCAGCCGCCTGGTCTTGAGGCTGTCCTGTGCCGACCCCACGGCACTGCGCATAGAGGAATCCCCAATGCCCTCCGAGGTCCGTTCGCTGAATTTACGTGAATCGGTTTGCAGGCTCAAGTCAGCTTCCCCCTTTGTTGACCGCAGGCGCATGCTGGTTCAGCACCTCTGCAATATGCATGACCCGTACCGGCTCACCCTTGCGGGACAGGCGTCCGCCGATGTTCATGAGGCAGCCCATATCTGCACTGATCAGGATATCGGCTCCGGTATCCAGCACACAGCCGCATTTCTCATCGGCCATTTGTTCCGAGATTTCAGGCATCTTCACCGCAAAGGTGCCGCCGAACCCGCAGCAGTTGTCGCTGTTCTTGAGCGGCTCAAGCTTCAGTCCCTTCACCTGCTCCAGCAGCTGGAAGGGCGTTTCCTTCTCTCCCAGCAGCCTCGTCATATGGCAGGAGCGGTGGTAAGTGGCTGTTCCTTCAAGCGTGGCACCGACATCGGTGACACCCAGCACTTTTACAATGAATTGGGTGAGTTCATATGATTTTTCTTTTAGAGCAACCGCTTTCAATTCCCACTCTGGGTCCCCGCTGAAGATCTTCGGGTATTCATGAAACATAGCGATGCAGGAGCCGGAGGGACCTACGACATAATCCGAAGCCTCGAAGGCCAGCATCATGTTCTGCATGGCAAGCTTGGATTCCTGCAGATAACCGCTGTTGTAAGTGGGCTGGCCGCAGCAGACCTGTGAAGCGGGGTAATCAATCTCGCAGCCGAGCCGCTCCAGGATCTCCACCATGGCAATACCGGCACTCGGAGTCATAAGATCTACCAGACAAGTGGAAAAAATACTGACTTTCACTCCCATCCCTCCCATCAATGAAAACCTACATTCACAGCTTAACTCATCAAGTCAAGGAAAAACAACACAAAAACAAATAAAAAATGTGAAACTTATTGACAATAAATATTGTGAGCGTTTACACTGTGGATGGGTTCATGGAACAATCTACCTTGAGGGGGAGAAACAGTGACCAAGCATTTGATGTATATCAACGGCCAATTTACGGAATCCGAAGGCAAAGAGTGGATGGAAGTGACCAACCCGGCAACCGATGAAGTCATCTCACGGGTTCCCAAGGCAACCAGAAATGATGTCATACGCGCTATTGATGCAGCGGAGCAGGCCCAAGCGGAGTGGGAGGAGACTCCGGCGGTAGAGCGAGGCAAGTATTTGCATAAGATTGCTGACGGCATTCGGGCAGAGGCGGACAGCATCGCCAGGCTGATCTCGGAGGAGGTCGGCAAGACCCTGGAATTATCGACCGTAGAGGTTCATTTTACTGCGGATTATTTGGATTATATGGCGGAGTGGGCACGGCGTTATGAAGGGGAGATCGTGCAGAGCGACCGTGATAATGAGCATATTTTTGTATTCAAAAGAGCGATTGGCGTAACCACCGGCATTCTGCCCTGGAACTTCCCGTTCTTCCTGATCGCCAGAAAAATGGCCCCGGCGCTCATCACCGGCAACACGATTGTCGTGAAGCCCAGCGCCGAATCGCCGAACAATGCGGTGGCGTTCACCCGGATCGTGGATCAGGCCGGGCTGCCCAAGGGCGTATTCAACCTGGTCACAGGCAGAGGTGCGGAGGTGGGCAACGAGCTGTCCAGTAACGCCAAGGTTGGTATGGTTAGTCTTACAGGCAGCGTACCGGCAGGGCAGAAGGTCATGGAGGCAGCGGCTGAGAATATCATCAAGGTTAGCCTGGAGCTGGGCGGCAAAGCGCCTGCTATCGTCATGAAGGATGCTGATCTGGAGCTGGCGGTTCAGGCGATTGTCGCTTCCCGGGTCATTAATACAGGCCAGGTCTGTAACTGTGCGGAGCGTGTCTATGTCCATGAGGAGATCAAGGAGGAGTTCACCACGCGGCTGGTTGAAGCGATGAAGGCCGTGAAGTACGGAGACCCGCTCAAGGACACGGACATCCAGATGGGACCGCTCATCAACAAGGCCGCGCAGGATTCGGTACAGCAGAAGGTGGACCGGGCCGTTCAGGAAGGAGCCAAGATCGCTCTGGGCGGTAAAAAAGTTGAGGGCACAGGGAGCTTCTTCGAGCCGACAGT
This region of Paenibacillus sp. FSL K6-1096 genomic DNA includes:
- a CDS encoding LutB/LldF family L-lactate oxidation iron-sulfur protein; this encodes MSLQTDSRKFSERTSEGIGDSSMRSAVGSAQDSLKTRRLTAAAALGDWEKWRTVGQLIRQHTLANLDFYLEQLADNVERQGGHIYFAATKEEASSYIRDVIVRKQATRIVKSKSMVTEEIELNRVLLEAGCEVIETDLGEYILQMDDWDPPSHIVAPALHKDREQIRRVFAEKLGYTGDETPEKLAGFARTVLRQKFLEAEVGITGCNFAIANLGAINLVTNEGNGDLTAAIPKTHIAVMGMERIVPTLEEMEILDNLLCRSAVGQKLTSYITVMGPSAAGETDGPEEFHLVVVDNGRSDILGSEFGEALQCIRCGACLNVCPVYRHIGGHAYGSIYPGPIGAVITPLLGGYDDYKELPYASSLCGACTDVCPVRIPLHEQLVMHRQNIVEEKRTGAADRIQMKAAAKLLSSPALFGRTLRLAHSASRIMSKHGRIVRGPAILQGWIGSRDLKQPVKPQDSFRAWLKKRKGGAEQ
- the aldA gene encoding aldehyde dehydrogenase; the protein is MYINGQFTESEGKEWMEVTNPATDEVISRVPKATRNDVIRAIDAAEQAQAEWEETPAVERGKYLHKIADGIRAEADSIARLISEEVGKTLELSTVEVHFTADYLDYMAEWARRYEGEIVQSDRDNEHIFVFKRAIGVTTGILPWNFPFFLIARKMAPALITGNTIVVKPSAESPNNAVAFTRIVDQAGLPKGVFNLVTGRGAEVGNELSSNAKVGMVSLTGSVPAGQKVMEAAAENIIKVSLELGGKAPAIVMKDADLELAVQAIVASRVINTGQVCNCAERVYVHEEIKEEFTTRLVEAMKAVKYGDPLKDTDIQMGPLINKAAQDSVQQKVDRAVQEGAKIALGGKKVEGTGSFFEPTVITDATNEMEIVQEEIFGPVIPVISFSTLDEAIALANDSEFGLTSSLYTQNLNVAMKVIRRLKYGETYINRENFEAMQGFHAGWRKSGIGGADGKHGLNEYLQTHVVYLQYDKSVN
- a CDS encoding lactate utilization protein C, whose translation is MTASTNTNMNMNTNKEAFLNTIAAKLGRARKSEVQRPAIQELVPNSYGPLTQDDLVAILKEQCFFIHTQVIETTRELLQRTLEDLIEANGGGAVMTSGDPRFREYGLAFPGAAVWEEAAGRAENIRRAESANTAIVFADYALAESGTVVVESRPDQGRSLHFLPSHYIAVIEREQLVLRSTDAAAALNRRIQAGEPVGSSINFISGPSNSADIEMKLVVGVHGPLRATYVLITE
- a CDS encoding (Fe-S)-binding protein → MKVSIFSTCLVDLMTPSAGIAMVEILERLGCEIDYPASQVCCGQPTYNSGYLQESKLAMQNMMLAFEASDYVVGPSGSCIAMFHEYPKIFSGDPEWELKAVALKEKSYELTQFIVKVLGVTDVGATLEGTATYHRSCHMTRLLGEKETPFQLLEQVKGLKLEPLKNSDNCCGFGGTFAVKMPEISEQMADEKCGCVLDTGADILISADMGCLMNIGGRLSRKGEPVRVMHIAEVLNQHAPAVNKGGS